TTTTAAGGTGAAAAGTGAAAAAGCCCCAATCGAATGGGATAAATCACCTGAAAAATCCAAAAAGCTATCCATCAACCAAACTACTCCGATAACACCAAAAAGAATAAACAAAGCCCGAAAAATCAAGCTTTCTTTCCTTCTGGTACTATAGCCTGGTTCTGAGGCGTTTTCTGATTTCTCCAAAAGTAGCGTAATCCCCGTCCACTTATTTACAAACTCATTTTTTGAAAGGTTTTCATTCTTGCCTTCTAAATCCGTGTACTCCACACTTTCTACAGATATACCGGATATACAACTGAAATAGGGATAACTATCCCCTTGAAGTTGAACGATGCAGGGCAGGGTTATTTGGTCCAGTTTATCTGTCGTAATATTGAGCCCAAGGCTGTCCACCTTATAATGATTCAAGGTATCTGAAATAGTAAGCAAAGATTCCTGCTCGGGATGGGATGCTACCTGATCTTTCAAGTATTCTTTTGTAAAAGGAACATCCAGAAGAAGTAGGACTTTCTTTAAAATCAAATAAGAATTTTCCATAAAAACTTAGGTTAAAAACAGCTTCATCAGAAATAATCTCTTTCAAAAGATTAATTACGTTGTCTAACCTAAAAAATAAATTTTTAAATACCAAATCCATATTGCGTTATAACCTACTAATTTGAAGGCATTTAAATTATTTTAATAGCAATAAACCAAAGATAATTCTAAAAACTTCGTTTTATCCCCCCCCTCCAAACTAATTGATAAGTGAATTTGAAGTTTTCGGAATTTAAAACTTTTTTTATAGTTTTTGAATAAATTCTGTATTCAGTTGTCCGAAGGTTGTACCTTTGAATAACATGGCTGCCTGCAGGCTTCGCCTTCGTACCCCTGGTAAAGGATTTTCAACTCCGTTCCAAAATAGGCCAAAGACTTAAATACCAATGATACCAAGCCACATGCTCGGGATGGCCCGGAGCGGTGGTCACCGATACGTTGCATGATATCCCCAGTCATGCGGGTATCGAAATAGGAAATGGGCAGGTTCATCAATTTGATAAAAAAATCCGAAACAAGTGAAATATTAATCCTTGTGGTCAGGTGCAACAATATCCAGCTGCGAAGCACTTCCACGCTCATCCTACCCAGAAAGAGCATGATCTGGGCAAAAAGCACCAGATAGATAAAGTTGATGTCCTGGTTCTGGATCCCCACATCCACAATGCTCTGGATCAGGAAAGGAAAAATCAACTGCAAGAGACTGCCTACCAGCAATCCGATGGCCAGCTGGGCAATCAGGTTTTTATAGTTGAAGAGGTATTTGAACAGGAAACTTAAAGAACGCTTCTCTTTATCCTCCCATTTCATTTTCCTGAAGGTAGGGGTAGGTTCCAGCAAAAGAGTGATTCCCTCTTTGGTATGCTCATCGGCATTGTTGCCGATCCATCGTGAAATAAATTCTTCTTTAGAATACTTGATCAGACCATAAGCTGGATCTGAGATATAGACAGTATCTTTTCTGATTTTATACACCACTACAAAGTGCTGTTTGTTCCAATGGACAATAACTGGAAGGGGGGCTTCTCTAAGTTTATTAAAATTCAGTTTTGCCCCTATGGTCTTAAATCCCATAGCCTCTGCTGCATCACTGAGTTTCAATAGACTACTTCCTTCCCTCGTAGTTTCGGATATTTCTCTGATTTCTTTTAACGATATCAACTTGCCACAGTGCTTGGCTATGATGCGCAAACAGGTAGGACCACAGTCTTTAAAGTCGGGTTGTTTGTAAAAAGGGAAGATGGTTTTCAATAGATTATAAAATTAATTTTATGATTCTGTGTATTGTATCTTGACAGCCTCAAAAACAGAAACCCCTGTTTATTTTTAATATGTTCATAAATTCAGATTTACCATCTTTGATTAAATATTTCGTAATCATTTCAGCATTACAATCCCGATAACGGGGTTTTGTTCTTCCTTCGATGTATTTGAAAATCCATCAGTTTTGACATAATAGAATGTATCACTTTTGGCATCCAATAAATTAAGAACTACGGTATCGCCTTCATCATCAAGTGGTCCCCCTTTGAAATTATAAGCTTTTGAAGTTTTTCTGTTATAGATAAAAAAATAAATATCATTTCCATCCTTATAATAGTGCGAACCCAAATAGTTGGCCGTCAGAAAAATATTGGCAATCATATATCTTTTGATTCCCCTTTCATCCAAATGGGGTTCCGCGAAACGTAATTTAGCATAAGGAATGATTCTATCTGTTTCTAATTGAAAAACAGTATCGCGTAAAAAGCGCTCATTTGTAGCCACAGGTGCATAAATAAAATCATCGAATCCATTAGTACTGATGAATTTAGAATAGCCCAACCAACCTGCTTGCTTGTCTTTTCTCACGACTCTTCTAATAGGAATGGAATCTAAACCGTTAAAGTTTTTATCCAGAATATACATCGAGGTTTCAGTGGCAAACCCTCCATCCACGGGTATTTCATATTCGTAAGAAATGACATAAATCTTGTCTTTGTCAAAAGATAAATTACTGATAAAAAAGTCCAAGGTAAATTTATCCACCAATTCAAATTCGAAATTGTAAACGAGAACCTTCCTCGAGGAAACAATGTAGAATTTCCTTAAATCCTCGTCTACACCGAAAGCAGATACAAATCGGTACTCACCGGGCCCATCACCTTGTCTCCCCAAAACTTTAAAAAACTTCCCACTATGCTCAAAAATTAATATTCGATGATCAAATGTTATAACAACAAAGTATGAATCGATTCTGACCACCTCTTTGACATTGGTTATCAATGCATCTTCATGATTTTCAAGAGTAATTTCAGTGATTGAATCTGAAATTGAACGTAATTCTATCCCTTGGTTAGTTTTATTAGGCACCTCCACAGTCCATAAATCTGTAATCTCAAGTTCCTTACAAGCAATCAGTAAAAACCCCAGAAAAATCAATATGCTTATCCTTGTTTTTTCCATTGTTGATCACGTATTTTTACTATATACACTGTTACCCAAGGCAGGTTAAATAAACCTTTTTTTTGAATACTCTAATTTTATTGGTATTATATTGATAACCAACCCTTGACCCAAATAAAAGAGTTTATATTAAAGTCAAGTTATCGTTATGAATTTCAATAAATACATTGTGGTTGTATTCTTGAAAACTTTTATCCCTGCGCTTTTCTGAATTGTACGAGGATTTAGTTAAAGCAAAATCTAAAGTAATAAATAAATCCCAAATCCTTAGGAGAATTTCAAAAGGCCAAAGGCATCCTTCCATTCCCCTAAGGTTTTAACTAAAGAAATTTTTAAATATTTTATTGGACGGCCCCTCCGCATGTTACAGGATCACCTCCACATTGAGCTTGTGCCACTTCAATTGCATCTTGTACATTTCCTGCCCAAACATAAAATCCTCCACTTGTCGGTTGAGTAACATTTCCACAATAACAAGTGAAAGTTCGACCACCAGTAATCTTCTTCATCTGACTTCTTCCAAGCACCTCATCAGAAGGAAGTCTTAACATTTCTAAGCTTAACTTTTTCATGATTTTAAGATTTATTGAAAATTAAAATCTCCGGACATTTGGGTCAGCCGAAGCTTCTGACCATCCATCGCGACTGAATATTTTTATATCAAAATATATTTTAGGTCTTCTATACTGTAAGCCTTAGGTAATTCATATCCATTGATAAAGATGGTTGGTGTGTAGCTGATATTTTCCAGTTCACACCAATTCAACATGTCTTTTATGCAGGATTCCTGAGCTTTCAGTTCCCCGTTCATAGGGTATTTGGCTGCAAAGGTTTCATACTCCTTCCTCTCTGGCAGGTACCAATCGTCAAGTGCCTGTATGATTTCCTCCTGATTGGCCTGAGCAGCTACAGCCATAATATGACTGATTGTTTTATACTTAATGGCATCTCCTCCTCCGGGATGAAATACAACCTGCAGGTTTATGTTTCCTGAAGCAAACAATTCTTCCAAAATAGGATGTGAATTAGCACATGGCCCACAGTATGGGTTGCATACTTTGAGTACATGATATTTGGCATTTTCCCCTTTAACCCAGATTGCAGCTATCCGCCTGTAAGTAGCTGTAATCTGGGTATTTCTGTTTTTTTGAGTTCAAGTTTGTGTACTACGGATTTTCTTTTTGTAAACGGTTGGTATTTGGTCTGAAGGATGTCGTAGATTTCTTTTAGGTTTTTGTTTGGAACTGTACACTTGCGTGTGGTAATGACTTTATCATAGGTGTTTTTCCCTGAAGTAGTGATGGCCTTTTGTGTGTTTCCTATTCTCACTATTTCACCCCAGCAGCTTTTTATTCCCTTCTGCTTGAGCTGGTACCTCACTGTATTGACTATCCAATATGCAAGGATTCCCAGATGTAGATGTGCCATGGTGGCATCATCGTTTTTATGGTAAATCGGTCTAAGATCCAGATCGGTTTTTAGTGTACGGAAGGCATTCTCTATTTCCCTGATAGTGTTATAGATATTCCAGATGATGTACTCCTCCTGCACGTTCAGGTTTGTCCGTAAAAAATAGATGCCCAGATTATCAGCTTTTGCCTGCTCCCGTTCCGGGTTTTTCTTCCATGACATTGCTGTCGCCTGTTCTGTTTTAGGGTCACTTTCAACAGTGATCTCATAATAATACTGGACTGATGGATACTTTTCTTTGGCCCTCCCGATGCGCTGGTGGACTTTATCGGTTTTTTTCACTCCTCCCTTGCTGTTGAGGGCATGCTGTATTTTTTGCAGTTCCTGTTCAAACCTTTGTTCGAACTGTAGCTTCATGCCTTCCTCTTTCTTCTCTTTGGAAGGGCTTTTGACTTCCAAATAATAGTCTGTGTTTTTTTCTGTGGACACGGCTCTGAGTCTGATGTTCTGCTTTGATTTTGTTTCCAGCAGAGTTGTAAGCCTGTCGGGCACATAGCTATAATCCTTGAGTTTTGTCCTGCTTACACAGAGGTAGCTGTATCCTTTGCTCTGGATAAGATGCAGGTTTTCTTCGGTGGCTATGCCTGCATCGAGTACCACTACCGCAGGTCCTGTACAGGTGTGGACGGAAAGCTTTTCAATCATTGCAGCAAGTGTGTTGCAGTCTGCTATGTTTCCTTCCAGGATAGAGGAGTACTTGATAAACCCTTCCACATTCACTACCAGTGCCAGCACAACAAGTTTTGCGTCTTTTCTTTTTTCCTTGCTCCTCCCGTATTGTGCCAGCTTACTGTTCGGTTTTTCTCCCTCAAAGTAGGTGTTGGTCAGATCATAAAGGATGATCTTATCCTGTAGATCAAAGAGTTCATTGGTACGTTTGGAAAGGTGCTTTTCGAGTGAATCTTTGACTTTGTATAGCTCAAGCGCACTTTTGTACAGCTTGTCCTTGGTTATTTTATCCATATCATAGCCCGTAAGCTCACAGACTGCCGAGTTTTCCTTTATCCAACGGACAGTTTTGAGTTCGGAAGCGGGGTATACCGCACGGGATACAACCTGTGTGGCTGCAAGACTTGCATCTTCGGCGCTGAATCCCGCCGAAAGTAATAAAGGTGTAAGCTGCAGCTTCTCCCATGTCTGGAAAGCAATATTCTCTGCTCCTATTTCTCTGGCATTACTGTGCTGGATGGTATCCATATCCACCATCCGTGACAGCTGCTGTTCCGACTTGATATCCAGCTTCTTGGAAGATACGATCCGACTCCAGAAGTCTTCAACATAGCGTCTGACGATTGGATCTTCCTCCAGGTCAAAAAAAGAAGCCTTGTGCTCATACTTCTCAGTAAGGTGTTTCTGTATTTTGTTGAGCTGCTCGGGCGCAGCATCCTCCATGAAACCTATATTCAGGATAGTGCGATGACACACCCTGTTGTCAGCATTACGGTAACTTTCCACCAGCCGGTAGTATCCGCTGAGTCTTCCCGAATCGGGATGTTTACGTAAAGAGAACTTGAAATACATGGTGTAAAGTACTGGTATTGAACCCCAAGATGCAATACCCCTTGTGTACTACAAACCAAAAAATGGCATTATACAGCCCGTAGAAAAAAAATCACGTAGGGGGGTACGGGTAATCGGAGCTAAAAAAAAGAAAATTTCCCGAAATTTTCTTTTTTAACCCCTAAAAGCTGCAATCTGGGTTAAGCATTATTCCCAATCCTTCTGGATTATTGGAAATACTTCTTGAACCCGATAAAAAATGTTCAAAGATTTCTGTGTTGGAAAGAAATCTGGCAAGCTTACTTTTTTGCTTTTGAAGTTCCTTATTGGTCAGTAAATAGGGCCTGAGACTCAGCCAAGCCACTACTGTCCCTAAAAATAGGAAGGAAAACATTGTCAATTCCTGAAATTGTATGGAGCCGGAGTTTACCAAAAAAATCTGACTAAGCAATATTTCTGCGAGCAGTACTGTCGAAATCCAAAGGCACAACACACACCATTTCCTTATTTTTGCCCATTGGTAATAGATGGATATGGGACTTATAAATACTCCGGACAGAGTCAAATAGCCAAGTAAATGCAATCCTGATCCGGAGAAAGAAGACAAAAGCACAAAGAGAACACCTGAAAAGAAATAGGCAAAGGCTATAATGCTTAAGCTTATTCCTCCCGGCAAAGAAAAGGAAGAAATGACTGAATTACAGTCTGTATTTTTGCCTCCTGTGCAATAATCTTTTATGGCCTTATTGTCCTTATCAACTTCTGACCAAAGCAAAACCGAGGAAATGAACAATCCAATGGCTTTCAGAAGCAATAGTGACATAATTATAAGTGCATGGGTTTGATTTACGAAAATAGGCTGAGAAAAACCAAGTAACCCAATCAGGCTTATGAGTACTAAGGAAAAAAGCAGAAACCGGAAGACGAAAGCATCCTGCTGTCTCGCCTTAAATCCAGGTTCACCTGATTTATCAGACTTCTCCAAAAGTAGAGTTACACCTGTCCAGTTTTTGGCAAATTCCTCTTTTGAAGTGTTTTTGATTTTCCCCTTTTCATCCAGGTAATCAACAGAATCTATTTCCGCTTTAGTGAGAATGCTAAAATAAGGATGTCCATTTTCTTGAATCTGTATAATACAGGGAAGCGGAATTTGATCCAGCTTTTCTACAGAAAGGTTAAGTCCAAGGCTGTCCACCTTATAATGATTCAAGGTATCTGAAATAGTAAGCAAAGATTCCTGCTCGGGATGGGATGCTACCTGATCTTTCAAGTATTCTTTTGTAAAAGGAACATCCAGAAGAAGTAGGACTTTCTTTAAAATCAAATAAGAATTTTCCATAAAAACTTAGGTTAAAAACAGCTTCATCAGAAATAATCTCTTTCAAAAGATTAATTACGTTGGCTAACCTAAAAAAATAAATTTTAAAATGCTGAATTAATGCCGTTTAGTTAGTGGTTAATTAACTGAAATTCATTATATTAGAGGTATAAAATAAGGCTTCCGAAAGCAGGGAGTGCTGGAAGCCTTAAAACTTTAATTGTAAATGAATTCAAGTTAAAACTAAGTTATGAAAAATTTATCATCGAAAGTAGGACTTCGGTGAAAGATTTTCTTCGTGACCGTTTCTTTTCCTTTGAAGTTCTTGTGCTTTTTATTTTGTCAAAGAGCAACAAAGGACTTAATATCTGCCTTGAAGAGTTTTTTGGGGAATCTTCCTTATCGCCCACTAAAAGTGCATTTACCCAGGCCAGGAAAAAACTGTGCTATACAGTTTTTAAAAAGCTTAACGGTTTGATCTGCAGTCTTTTTTACCAACATGCAAAGTTCAAGAAATGGAAGGGGCATAGGGTGCTTTCTGTTGATGGTTCAACACTTGAACTCCCGGATCATCCCTCCATGTCAGAGAAGTTCAGCTATCATGGTTTTGGGCCCAATGCGGATGCGGGACATTACATGAGCAGGATATCTTACCTGTATGATGTTTACAACGGCCTTGTACTGGATGCCGGTATGGAAAGCTACACCACTTCGGAAGCCACCCTATGTCATGCCCATCTTGGACATATTAAAGAAGGGGATCTTCTTGTGTGCGACAGGTATTATGCATCACTGAGACTTTTTTTCGAATTGAAAGGAAAAGGGGCCGACTTTCTTTTCAGGATGAAAGACAATTGGTGGAAATGTGTCGAAGATTTTTCCCGAAGTAGTTCCTCTGATGCGGAATATACATTAATACTCCCTCCAAAATACAGATGGCTGCTTGAAAAGTATCCCTCGTTATCCCAAACCATGACCGTAAGACTGATCAAGAAAAAGAATAAGAAGGGTAAGATTTCAATATATGCGACTTCGCTGTTGGACAGGAAAAAATATACAGCCTCCTCTCTAATAAACCTGTACAAACAGAGATGGGGAATAGAAGAAGCATATAAACTGATCAAATCAAGACTTGAAGTATCTGATTTTTCCGGCAAAACAGCATGGGCGGTCCAGCAGGACTTCTATGCTAAGACCCTGATCATATCACTCTGCAATATTCTTTGCTATGATGTGGAGCCAAAAACCAAAACAGGACGGACATCAAAGTCAGCAAGGACCTTGATAATCAATAAAACTTATGCATTGTCAAAAACAAAATCCCTGATTCTTAAAATCAGAGATTTAATTGGTGAATTGGAGCAGATTATCCAGAAATATGTAAAGAAAATCGCTTCCAAAATAGAATATTCAAAAAGAAACCAGGTATTCAAGCGGAAATTCAGAGCTAAACTGAAATACTCAATGAATTACAAATCTATTTAATCACATTCCTTAACTTAACGGCATTAAATGCCAAATCTAGAAATGTTTATAACATACTATTTTACAGGCAATTACATCACTCAAAGAGTCAACTACCAAAGAATATTCTAAAAGCTTCGTTTTACCCCCCTCCTCCAAACTAATTGATAAGTGAATTTGAAGTTTTCGGAATTTAAAACTTTTCTTATAGTTTTTGAATTTTTTTGAGTCCCATTTTCATAATGGGGGAGTAGTTATTTAGAAAATGTGGGTTTCTTGTTTTCAAGAAAATTCCAAAGTCCCATAGCCTCAATATTTTCTTCCAAAGGATAGGAATCTGTGATGCGACAGATAATGGCCCCCTTTTCTGCCCTGGTATCTTGCATGCTGATGCGGAAACCTTTACTGATTTTTGGGGAAAGGGTGTTTTTGATTTCAATGGCATGTTTGACCTTTCCTGATTTTACGAGTAGCAAGTCGCATTCTGCGCCCTGGTGGGTTCGGTAGAAATAATATTCATAGGGATCCCCGAGTACATTACAGATCTGTTCAATCACAAAGCCTTCCCATGAATTCCCGACCAGTAATTGGTTGATCAAATCCTCGTAAGAATCAATGCCTGTTAGAGTATGTAAAAGGCCGGAGTCTCTGATATAGACCTTTGGAGATGCTACCAAACGTTTCTTCACGTTTGGAAAATAGGGTTGAAGAAGGCGGACCATAAAGGAGCCATGAAGAAATTCCAGGTACCTATTCACTGTGGGCCGGGAGATTCCCAAGGCTCTGGCGAAATTTTCAGAAACCAGTAACCCTCCCTGTGCATGGGCCAGCATGCGCCAAAAGCGTTCCACCAGAAAGGGGTCGGTATTTAAGCCTAAAAGCCCTAAATCCCTTTCGATATATGTTTTGATAAAATTCTCTCTCCAAAGTCTGCTTCCTCTTTCCGAATTGGCCAGATAGGAAAGGGGAAATCCTCCCCTGATCCAAAGTTTATCTATTTCATCTGCCTCAACTTCTCCCAAATGAAAGGGGGTGAGTTCTAGGTAAGCAATCCTGCCTGCCAAAGAGTCGGCTGATTTTCGGATCAGGTCAGGTGATGCTGATCCCAAGAGAATAAATCTACCTGCTTCCCTCTTTTCGTCAATGAGGCTACGGAGTTCAGTGAATAATTCCGGCATCATCTGAATTTCATCCAGGATGACTGTTTTGTTTTGATGGGTTTTCAGGAATAGCTCTGCATTGGCTAATTTGGCCTTATCGCTGGCTTTTTCAAGGTCCAGATAGATGGATTCTTTTTCCAATAAAAGATTTTTGACCAAAGTAGTTTTACCTACCTGTCGTGGTCCTATTAGCCCAACAGCAGGGAATAGGCTGAGGTATTCTTGTAATAAAGGCCAAATATATCTCTTTTTTACCATGAAAAACGTAAGTTGTATTTTCGAATTTCTTGGTAAAACTAGAGATTAACTTTTATAATTCAAAATAAGATACCATGAAAAACGTAAGTTTAACTTTCGAATTTCATGGGAAATCGATTGTGAATTCAATAGAAGGAGAAATCACTTGCTGCTCAAATCCTGAGATGATTGATTCTAAGTGACTTTGATTCTGATAAAAGCCCAATCTTTTCATGAGCATCAGTTTTGGATTTCCATTCTCACAAAACCCAATTCATCATCAACGTTGACATAAGACCATATCAGGCCATCTTTGACAAATGGGGTATTTGGGATTCCCTGGATTTGGGAGACTAAGGATTCTCCTAAAAGATTAAAATTTTCATCGAAAATACTGATGTAAATTTTGGCAATAGGTTTTTTTTCAGGGTCTTCAAACAAAGGACCATCTGTATTACCAGTAGGGATGGTTTCATAAGAAAATCTGTAAAACCTTCTGTTTTTGGCATCCCAGATGGGTGCCTGAAAGTTGATTTCAGCATAGATATCTTCCATGACCTCTTTAAAACGTTTTTCAGAATCTACTTCTGAGGGGTAACCTCCTTTTTTGGCTTTGGAAGTTAGTACAGGTGTGTAATCTACCATGTAAGCGCTGTCCTTTTCCATGTCAATAATGAAAAGTGTGCTGTAGGCAGAACTAGAGAGTATCAGCTTCTTCTCAAACTTTTTAACACTTTTATCAGAAGCCATTATGGAAACCATATTGTCCGTTCTTAGCATCACAGAATAGTCTGGAAGCTCCGACCTTCCAGGGAGTTCCAACTTTTTTATAAGGCCATTTTTAAAATCAATCTTGGCAAAAGACTCAATTTCATCAGCCCAATTTCCCAATAAGCCATAAATGACATCACCATTTTCAGCTAAGATGGATTTGCGATAAAAGTTTTCCCCATCCAAAAGACTGTCTCCTTCAAATTTATCTTTTTCTAATTTATAGGTCTTCAGTTTGTTCGCATCTAGGTCAAATAGGCCCATGCCCTCAAAGCTGGCCAATAGAATTCTGTTGTCATCCCATAGCCCCATCCAACTCACAAAGGAGCCCACACCATTAGGACCTTCTTTCTCAAACTTAACTTTCCTTTCCAGGATCAATTGATCCAAATCAATTATATCCAAAGTGTAAGCCTGATTATCGAAAAGAAAAAGTTTTGAGTGACTGTTGTTCATGACACTATTCCAAAGGCCATATCTCAGATTGATGATTTCATTTCCTGGATCTACAATTACCGTGTCTATTTGGAAAGTGATATTAGAGAAGTCCGCCTGTTTTTCACTGTCTTTTTCTCGGCAGGAAAACAACAATAGGCTGAATGCCAATAAAAGATAATTTTTCATTTCGCGAGGTTTTTATACCCTTAATGTAACTACTAAAGATATAATTTCAAAAACATTTACACCGATTCCTGTCTACGATTTTGATATTTCTTGGAAAAATATGGAATTCAATTCCATATTTTTCAACAATGATTCAACTATCGGCTTCAATTAAACTATTACCACTAGCTTCCAAATTCAAAACAGATGCCTTAGTAGGTCCCAGGCAATCAGGAAAAACCACTTTGGTGAAAACTTTATTTTCCGTCCAACCATTCCTTCATTGCCATCACTTTCTCCCTACTTACAAGGATATCATTATCGGAACAATCTTTAAGCCTGATTTTCAATCTGCTGTTGGAATAGGTATGGATCTCAGCAATGGACTCAATGGCAGCGATGTATTTTCTGCTGAGTCTGAAAAACTGCTTTGGATCCAGCAATGCTTCCAATTGATCCAAGGTATAGTCCAAGATGAAGCGTTTGCCGGCCATAGTCTGTAAAAAGGTGACCCGCTCCTCACTCACAAAGAAGGATGCCTCAGAAGCTTGTATGGCCAGAATTTTTTCACCGATCTTCACCATAAACCGGCTTTTGTATTCCTTTGGCTTGGGCTGCAGAAGCTCCTGAAGCTGTTGGATATCTACCATGGGTTTGATTTGAAGTCTCTTGAACTTTTGTATGGAGGTTTCAAGCTCTTTGGGGTCGATTGGCTTTAGAAGGTAATCAATGGAATTGAGTTTGAATGCTTTGATGGCATATTGGTCATAGGCAGTGGTGAATATGATCGGGGAACTGACTTTGACCTTTTCAAAAATTTCGAAGCTCAAGCCATCTGCCAATTGAATATCACAAAAAATCAGGTCAGGGGCCTGGTGCTGCATAAACCAGTCAACAGCTGTCTGTATACTGTCCAAAGGGGAAAGTATTTGCGCTTCCGGCAATAGTTCGGAGATCAGTTTTTGCAGCCTGGAGGCGGCAGGTTTTTCATCTTCTATGAGTAAAATTTTCATTTTTGGTTTACTTGTAGTAAGGGTAGCCTGACTTTGAATTCCTGCTCATTTTGGATCACTTCCGGTGATTGCTTGCTTAATAGCCGGTATCTTTGGATGATATTGTTGAGTCCCACCCCTCCTGAAGTTGTCTCTTTGCTGGTTTTGGGCTGGAAGCGGTTTTTTACCCACAAATTTTCATCTTCCTGAGCTATGATGATCTCTAAAGGCTTTTCCTGACTGATGATATTGTGTTTGATGGCATTTTCCAACAA
This Cecembia calidifontis DNA region includes the following protein-coding sequences:
- a CDS encoding 6-bladed beta-propeller, whose translation is MEKTRISILIFLGFLLIACKELEITDLWTVEVPNKTNQGIELRSISDSITEITLENHEDALITNVKEVVRIDSYFVVITFDHRILIFEHSGKFFKVLGRQGDGPGEYRFVSAFGVDEDLRKFYIVSSRKVLVYNFEFELVDKFTLDFFISNLSFDKDKIYVISYEYEIPVDGGFATETSMYILDKNFNGLDSIPIRRVVRKDKQAGWLGYSKFISTNGFDDFIYAPVATNERFLRDTVFQLETDRIIPYAKLRFAEPHLDERGIKRYMIANIFLTANYLGSHYYKDGNDIYFFIYNRKTSKAYNFKGGPLDDEGDTVVLNLLDAKSDTFYYVKTDGFSNTSKEEQNPVIGIVMLK
- a CDS encoding DsbA family protein; the encoded protein is MTATYRRIAAIWVKGENAKYHVLKVCNPYCGPCANSHPILEELFASGNINLQVVFHPGGGDAIKYKTISHIMAVAAQANQEEIIQALDDWYLPERKEYETFAAKYPMNGELKAQESCIKDMLNWCELENISYTPTIFINGYELPKAYSIEDLKYILI
- a CDS encoding IS1634 family transposase — encoded protein: MYFKFSLRKHPDSGRLSGYYRLVESYRNADNRVCHRTILNIGFMEDAAPEQLNKIQKHLTEKYEHKASFFDLEEDPIVRRYVEDFWSRIVSSKKLDIKSEQQLSRMVDMDTIQHSNAREIGAENIAFQTWEKLQLTPLLLSAGFSAEDASLAATQVVSRAVYPASELKTVRWIKENSAVCELTGYDMDKITKDKLYKSALELYKVKDSLEKHLSKRTNELFDLQDKIILYDLTNTYFEGEKPNSKLAQYGRSKEKRKDAKLVVLALVVNVEGFIKYSSILEGNIADCNTLAAMIEKLSVHTCTGPAVVVLDAGIATEENLHLIQSKGYSYLCVSRTKLKDYSYVPDRLTTLLETKSKQNIRLRAVSTEKNTDYYLEVKSPSKEKKEEGMKLQFEQRFEQELQKIQHALNSKGGVKKTDKVHQRIGRAKEKYPSVQYYYEITVESDPKTEQATAMSWKKNPEREQAKADNLGIYFLRTNLNVQEEYIIWNIYNTIREIENAFRTLKTDLDLRPIYHKNDDATMAHLHLGILAYWIVNTVRYQLKQKGIKSCWGEIVRIGNTQKAITTSGKNTYDKVITTRKCTVPNKNLKEIYDILQTKYQPFTKRKSVVHKLELKKTEIPRLQLLTGG
- a CDS encoding ATP-binding protein; this encodes MVKKRYIWPLLQEYLSLFPAVGLIGPRQVGKTTLVKNLLLEKESIYLDLEKASDKAKLANAELFLKTHQNKTVILDEIQMMPELFTELRSLIDEKREAGRFILLGSASPDLIRKSADSLAGRIAYLELTPFHLGEVEADEIDKLWIRGGFPLSYLANSERGSRLWRENFIKTYIERDLGLLGLNTDPFLVERFWRMLAHAQGGLLVSENFARALGISRPTVNRYLEFLHGSFMVRLLQPYFPNVKKRLVASPKVYIRDSGLLHTLTGIDSYEDLINQLLVGNSWEGFVIEQICNVLGDPYEYYFYRTHQGAECDLLLVKSGKVKHAIEIKNTLSPKISKGFRISMQDTRAEKGAIICRITDSYPLEENIEAMGLWNFLENKKPTFSK
- a CDS encoding cysteine peptidase family C39 domain-containing protein; its protein translation is MKTIFPFYKQPDFKDCGPTCLRIIAKHCGKLISLKEIREISETTREGSSLLKLSDAAEAMGFKTIGAKLNFNKLREAPLPVIVHWNKQHFVVVYKIRKDTVYISDPAYGLIKYSKEEFISRWIGNNADEHTKEGITLLLEPTPTFRKMKWEDKEKRSLSFLFKYLFNYKNLIAQLAIGLLVGSLLQLIFPFLIQSIVDVGIQNQDINFIYLVLFAQIMLFLGRMSVEVLRSWILLHLTTRINISLVSDFFIKLMNLPISYFDTRMTGDIMQRIGDHRSGPSRACGLVSLVFKSLAYFGTELKILYQGYEGEACRQPCYSKVQPSDN
- a CDS encoding vitamin K epoxide reductase family protein; amino-acid sequence: MENSYLILKKVLLLLDVPFTKEYLKDQVASHPEQESLLTISDTLNHYKVDSLGLNLSVEKLDQIPLPCIIQIQENGHPYFSILTKAEIDSVDYLDEKGKIKNTSKEEFAKNWTGVTLLLEKSDKSGEPGFKARQQDAFVFRFLLFSLVLISLIGLLGFSQPIFVNQTHALIIMSLLLLKAIGLFISSVLLWSEVDKDNKAIKDYCTGGKNTDCNSVISSFSLPGGISLSIIAFAYFFSGVLFVLLSSFSGSGLHLLGYLTLSGVFISPISIYYQWAKIRKWCVLCLWISTVLLAEILLSQIFLVNSGSIQFQELTMFSFLFLGTVVAWLSLRPYLLTNKELQKQKSKLARFLSNTEIFEHFLSGSRSISNNPEGLGIMLNPDCSF
- a CDS encoding IS4 family transposase, which translates into the protein MKDFLRDRFFSFEVLVLFILSKSNKGLNICLEEFFGESSLSPTKSAFTQARKKLCYTVFKKLNGLICSLFYQHAKFKKWKGHRVLSVDGSTLELPDHPSMSEKFSYHGFGPNADAGHYMSRISYLYDVYNGLVLDAGMESYTTSEATLCHAHLGHIKEGDLLVCDRYYASLRLFFELKGKGADFLFRMKDNWWKCVEDFSRSSSSDAEYTLILPPKYRWLLEKYPSLSQTMTVRLIKKKNKKGKISIYATSLLDRKKYTASSLINLYKQRWGIEEAYKLIKSRLEVSDFSGKTAWAVQQDFYAKTLIISLCNILCYDVEPKTKTGRTSKSARTLIINKTYALSKTKSLILKIRDLIGELEQIIQKYVKKIASKIEYSKRNQVFKRKFRAKLKYSMNYKSI